From a single Apium graveolens cultivar Ventura unplaced genomic scaffold, ASM990537v1 ctg200, whole genome shotgun sequence genomic region:
- the LOC141700264 gene encoding secreted RxLR effector protein 161-like has translation MVGGLRYLIFTKPDIAFFVGVISKFMERPITLHLAAAKHIFRYVNGTLDYGLIYTKGKGNFLLSGYSYNDLAGNVDDRKSTGERGEIILKHVNTNEQRADVLTKALSRVKFEGMRELMGVKNLQSSLD, from the exons ATGGTTGGAGGGCTCAGGTATCTTATTTTTACCAAGCCTGACATAGCCTTTTTCGTTGGTGTAATAAGTAAATTCATGGAGAGACCCATAACATTGCATTTGGCTGCAGCAAAACATATTTTCCGATATGTGAACGGAACTCTTGACTACGGGCTGATCTACACCAAAGGTAAAGGAAACTTTTTATTGTCAGGCTATTCATATAATGATCTAGCGGGAAACGTGGATGACAGGAAGTCTACAGGAG AACGGGGAGAAATCATTCTCAAGCATGTCAACACAAATGAACAGCGAGCTGATGTGTTAACCAAGGCATTGTCCAGAGTTAAATTTGAAGGAATGCGTGAGTTGATGGGCGTGAAGAACTTGCAATCGAGTTTAGATTAG
- the LOC141700267 gene encoding putative cell division control protein 7 homolog 1 encodes MAASMIAFSQLNSKLTMVLASNAARRVQTALHLLSLVLESGRPNRLRELLLRCKFLRFTLHLIGSLCSLPRTVFLRPDPVISITMSAFVAFTQALWNLWSGVAFVPRSLRYHQRKNPLANVTKVYTRKRKRNATGILVLAGGDMGAIGGNCPPTIVVDTPAQTVSPKKLKQDDVQKGRSTGESYKSDGKPISTSHKKQVQLESLPALKGFIVEEILGSGGYGTVYKVIRKLDGIPLAIKCPRGNTNRHHIQRERKMLEQYGGKNFIIKYEGSFKHRSADCLVLQYFEHERPEVLKKEITLYQLQWYGYCLFRALSSLHKQGVIHRDVKPENFLFSRMANKGYLIDFNLARDMNKIYGTTASKKVLSGGRLKEPVPFQGRKELISLAGKAMHSPNQEAASPPTSKGKRNIASPRDSNIAYPTPMSLYISGVAITGKPKTKEEGPCVGTKGFKAPEVLLKSYFQGPVIDVWSAGVTLVYLTSGRSPFVGDPDQNLMGIAELRGSEDLWEVARLHDRESSFPMQLLDVKYLSSKKLCDWFGLHTKRPELLKDLPGSFFDLVDKCLTLNPRTRISAEAALKHEFFAPCHEQLKQQRQRRRQVLSSRPQSLQLNSG; translated from the exons ATGGCAGCTAGTATGATCGCTTTCTCACAGCTCAATTCTAAACTCACCATGGTCCTTGCTAGCAATGCTGCCAGACGTGTGCAAACTGCTTTGCATCTACTGAGCCTTGTGCTCGAATCTGGCAGGCCTAATCGTTTAAGGGAGCTCTTGTTACGTTGCAAATTCCTGCGATTCACTCTTCATTTGATTGGATCGCTGTGTTCACTGCCTCGGACTGTATTCTTGAGGCCCGATCCAGTTATATCTATTACTATGTCGGCATTTGTGGCTTTCACTCAGGCTTTATGGAATCTGTGGAGCGGTGTAGCGTTTGTGCCTAGGAGTCTGCGGTATCACCAGCGGAAGAATCCTCTAGCTAATGTAACTAAAGTTTATACGAGGAAGAGAAAGAGAAATGCCACGGGAATTCTAGTTTTGGCCGGAGGAGATATGGGTGCAATTG GTGGAAATTGTCCGCCCACCATTGTAGTGGATACTCCAGCTCAAACAGTGTCTCCGAAG AAATTAAAGCAAGATGATGTACAGAAGGGACGCTCTACAGGTGAAAGTTACAAGTCTGATGGAAAACCTATCTCAACTTCTCACAAG AAACAAGTTCAGTTGGAATCCCTCCCAGCTTTAAAGGGTTTCATTGTGGAGGAAATATTAGGTTCAG GTGGCTATGGGACTGTTTACAAGGTCATCAGAAAGCTTGATGGGATACCACTTGCAATTAAAT GTCCCCGTGGCAATACTAACCGACACCACATTCAACGTGAACGGAAAATGTTGGAGCAGTACGG GGGCAAAAACTTTATTATAAAATACGAAGGCTCTTTCAAGCATAGGAGTGCTGACTGTCTTGTTCTTCAGTATTTTGAGCATGAAAGGCCTGAG GTCTTGAAGAAAGAAATTACTCTGTATCAACTACAGTGGTATGGTTATTGCTTATTCAGAGCTCTTTCTAGTCTACACAAGCAG GGAGTAATTCATAGGGATGTTAAGCCCGAGAATTTCCTTTTCTCGCGAATGGCGAATAAGGGTTATCTAATAGACTTTAACCTGGCTAGG GATATGAACAAGATATATGGAACAACTG CAAGCAAAAAAGTACTCTCAGGTGGAAGGCTGAAAGAACCTGTGCCTTTCCAAGGTAGAAAGGAGCTGATCAGCCTGGCGGGAAAAGCAATGCACAGTCCCAACCAGGAAGCAGCAAGTCCTCCAACATCCAAAGGAAAGAGGAATATTGCTTCACCTCGTGACAGTAACATCGCCTACCCGACTCCAATGTCTCTGTATATATCAGGGGTTGCTATCACAG GGAAACCGAAGACCAAGGAAGAAGGTCCCTGTGTTGGAACCAAAGGGTTCAAGGCACCAGAA GTATTGCTCAAATCTTATTTTCAGGGTCCTGTGATAGATGTATGGTCTGCTGGGGTGACACTAGTCTACCTGACCAGCGGAAGATCGCCTTTTGTTGGTGACCCGGACCA GAACTTGATGGGTATCGCAGAATTGAGGGGCAGTGAAGATCTGTGGGAGGTTGCTAGGTTACACGACCGCGAATCTTCATTTCCCATG CAACTTCTTGATGTAAAATACCTTTCATCCAAGAAACTGTGTGATTGGTTTGGGTTACACACAAAAAGGCCAGAACTTCTTAAGGATCTTCCGGGATCGTTCTTTGATCTTGTGGACAAATGCCTTACATTGAACCCAAGAACAAGAATAAGTGCAGAAGCTGCTCTTAAGCATGAGTTTTTTGCACCATGCCATGAGCAGCTAAAGCAACAGAGACAGCGAAGGCGACAAGTACTCAGCTCAAGGCCTCAAAGTTTGCAACTGAACTCTGGTTAG